The following proteins are encoded in a genomic region of Gimesia algae:
- a CDS encoding Hsp70 family protein, producing MTDSNKIAVGIDLGTTFSVVAYLNSSGVPTTIPNTEGDLTTPSVVLFDDSNVVIGKEAVRAAPLEAESIANHAKREMGNSHYSRRIAGQNLPPEVVQSLILEKLKHDAESVIGPFDDVVITVPAFFNEPRRKATEDAGKLAGLNVIDIINEPTAAAIAYGFKNEFLSQGGESQQKEIVLVYDLGGGTFDVTLMEINGKNYNTIATAGDVFLGGIDWDRRIVDFIAEEYKKKYRGLDPRDNLAGIHRLMREAEDAKRALSAREQTTISFEHAGQGVRLSLTREMFESLTADLLRRTIFTISQMIKDAGLDRNQITRLLLIGGSSRMPVVKKMLEQETGLKPEKSLPVDEVVAHGAAIYAGLLQSESIDIEQSIKISNVNSHSLGVLALDQQTNRKKNSVIIPRNTPLPVIRGKRFFTVKENQKRVVVKVIEGGDATGKNATIIGKCIVDNLPKGLPAQSEVLINFSYAQNGRLTVYTRLPQAEREVQVTIERVSGLDESAMREWGRRLDKPGGLFAK from the coding sequence ATGACTGATTCGAATAAGATTGCAGTTGGAATTGATCTGGGAACCACCTTTTCCGTTGTGGCTTATCTCAACTCCAGTGGAGTGCCGACTACCATTCCCAATACCGAGGGGGATTTGACCACTCCCAGTGTTGTGCTGTTTGATGATTCAAATGTGGTTATCGGTAAGGAAGCAGTGCGGGCAGCTCCTCTCGAAGCCGAATCGATTGCTAATCATGCCAAGCGTGAAATGGGAAACTCTCACTACTCCCGTCGGATCGCTGGCCAAAACCTTCCTCCGGAAGTCGTTCAATCACTTATTTTGGAAAAACTAAAACACGATGCCGAATCTGTTATAGGTCCCTTCGATGATGTCGTCATTACAGTCCCTGCCTTCTTTAACGAACCACGACGTAAAGCAACTGAAGACGCTGGCAAACTGGCAGGACTCAACGTGATTGACATCATCAACGAACCAACTGCTGCGGCAATTGCGTATGGTTTTAAAAATGAATTTCTATCTCAAGGGGGCGAGTCACAGCAGAAAGAAATAGTACTGGTTTATGATCTGGGTGGAGGTACTTTTGATGTTACTCTCATGGAAATCAATGGAAAAAACTACAATACTATTGCGACAGCGGGGGATGTATTTCTTGGTGGAATTGACTGGGATCGCCGCATCGTTGATTTTATTGCTGAAGAATACAAAAAGAAATATCGTGGCCTAGATCCTCGTGATAACCTGGCAGGCATACACCGCTTGATGCGCGAGGCGGAAGATGCCAAGCGTGCACTTTCTGCTCGTGAGCAAACCACGATTTCCTTTGAACATGCTGGACAGGGAGTCCGTCTTTCCCTCACGCGAGAGATGTTTGAATCGCTTACAGCAGATTTACTGCGACGAACCATTTTTACAATAAGCCAAATGATTAAAGATGCTGGTTTGGATCGCAACCAGATAACCCGATTGCTGCTAATTGGTGGTTCGAGCAGAATGCCTGTTGTCAAAAAGATGCTGGAACAGGAAACGGGGCTCAAGCCTGAGAAATCGCTTCCTGTAGACGAGGTCGTAGCACACGGGGCAGCCATTTATGCTGGCTTGTTGCAGTCCGAGAGTATTGATATTGAACAATCGATCAAAATCAGCAATGTCAACTCGCATAGCTTAGGGGTCCTTGCACTCGATCAACAAACGAACCGCAAAAAAAATTCAGTGATCATACCACGCAACACTCCATTACCGGTTATTAGAGGCAAACGCTTTTTCACCGTTAAAGAAAATCAAAAACGAGTTGTCGTTAAAGTTATCGAAGGAGGAGACGCGACCGGCAAAAATGCGACTATCATTGGGAAATGTATTGTTGACAATCTACCCAAAGGCTTGCCTGCTCAATCGGAAGTTCTTATCAACTTCAGCTATGCACAAAATGGTCGCCTCACAGTTTACACGCGACTCCCTCAAGCTGAGCGTGAAGTTCAGGTCACAATCGAGCGCGTGAGTGGCCTTGATGAGTCCGCCATGCGCGAATGGGGCCGCCGCTTGGATAAACCTGGTGGGCTCTTCGCAAAGTAA
- a CDS encoding SUMF1/EgtB/PvdO family nonheme iron enzyme — protein MAKFDPYYKWLGIPPKDQPPNHYRLLGIDLFEEDPDVIEAAADRCMAFVQQCALGEHLKASQQILNELSAARVCLLVSERKEKYDTELRAKIKTSEPESAFTDSWSEELDDDKIYDQVIRNQDSSNLTPRRIRSRRKKITRPKARPFHTDPRFFWGSAGVIVLLLLAVTVSSLLPGQKATSEPLNQVASSDQSELNESVPEEPAELPTPSTGNEAPVTLPQSPEPEDQPEPVQEQKTELEPKIALQIVPTSNPKMKPKSAVPESPQLLIAPFNKLEVKNIRQEWSDYLKHDSTVTNSIGMNLILIPPGEFTMGSSYSPQELQKILLLGPTFPVSVLEDEFPPHQVQITKPFYMGSYEVTREEFNTLIKDSMNQGMIKGLERVNVNRFPAWRISWFDCVMFCNQLSEREKLPPYYSLKNTKRRSFRISTGTNSEKTISTIIEANVSINGGLGYRLPSEAEWEYACRAGTTSLFHFGSKVDTSKSNLTGIRRPALGKGMDSRLETRFETRVGSYRPNNFDLYDMHGNVGEWCEDWYEKDFYQQFDSQKAIDPLGKLDQSGTRVFRGATWVIHHSAFRNSHGPDSHANPIGFRVVRTLAAPNDSPGTPQPPDKTATHDLKFSVLSESTKQPLKQVMIQLLLNNKDNQSLLGSTTTDAQGLGQISIALPTNAKLENCLVKLTSSGIKWERKLADFPEESPHAFTIPLQDNAEYLNPEWIEQRLTSVGVDQIINEYSNSNSLDVQTVKKALQLSRHVLLDNPQAVREQLQARLISQKEPAFTLFQTLPDQQIQIRSSWPSFNQPGGPLIRTLAGHSSSISCLAVTPDGTRAISGSTDDTLIIWDLATKEKIRTLEGHSDNVRCVAITPDGSQVVSGSFDKTLKVWNLADGKLLRTLAGHSDKISCVALTPDGKKIISGDLGGTIKIWDFVSGSMIRTSSGNASTRLSSSIHCLVTTPDGKNAVSNAGFGLNLWNIASGKLIRTLSGHSGTIICVAISLDGKQLISGSIDRTVRVWDIVSGKLLWAFKASSDYPIMSVGMTKDGQHAISGSLGGTLTIWNLSNGKMSRRLIDQLGDIFCVAVTPDGKQVISGTYEGALKVCNLNIQSTAYPQNNIKHSNHVLTVALLTDGKHVFSVEKDNTLRVWSLENGTLVRTLKGPSDPTSTDFVSCLALMPDGKSAISSSTLSNDYTLKVWSLSDGRILQSLEGYSDLISCVAVTPDGQHAISGSKNNTLQLWDLSSGKLVRILSGHSDRISCVAVTPNGRMAVSGSSDETLRVWDLMGGGLIHTLEGHSDRINCLKITPDGQHLISGSSDSTAKVWDLSSGNLIRTLSGHSNDISCLSVSSNGNQIISGSNDRTLIIWDLSDGTKIRTYELDDIATDIAINPNDDFIIVGSRAGHVHNLALQGLDKTKTIISPSTTSKPSTPSKKKEKTPPVKKLVFWNEPPLPRSWRALSKSTQDKIESVHGVVDERFIWCLNLPLSSFLEMQTELKIANYLPQRIRPYKHKDAVYVAFVCVRDQHVWKLIANASAQDMMNENKKLQPGNWMPVEAAGYFDQEEKYTAVWIKDGPSKAYLDIGLTKTEHKSNFDKLTNQKWYISQQDIFYGDKKQLRFTNVWYPVPKSAPRWASWYGSLQEHKNKQGVYSFQTDVSIAAAESFSAKYGGCWIEHPDYVSLELNELSPEEHYKEATRLKNLGFRPQSIDAEEMEDKIISASVWYRPK, from the coding sequence ATGGCAAAGTTTGACCCCTATTACAAATGGCTGGGCATTCCTCCCAAAGATCAACCACCAAATCATTATCGATTGCTCGGTATCGATTTATTCGAAGAAGATCCCGATGTCATTGAAGCGGCCGCCGATCGTTGTATGGCATTTGTGCAGCAGTGCGCATTGGGCGAGCATCTAAAGGCATCTCAACAGATCCTCAACGAACTCTCAGCTGCAAGAGTCTGTCTTCTGGTATCCGAACGAAAAGAAAAATACGACACGGAATTACGTGCCAAAATAAAAACTTCTGAACCAGAGTCTGCTTTCACGGATTCATGGTCGGAAGAACTTGATGATGATAAAATCTACGATCAAGTAATCCGCAATCAGGATTCTTCAAATCTAACACCACGCCGTATACGCAGCAGGCGAAAAAAAATAACCAGACCGAAAGCCAGACCGTTTCATACCGATCCTCGTTTCTTTTGGGGTAGTGCAGGAGTGATTGTTCTATTGCTCCTCGCCGTCACAGTTAGTTCATTACTTCCTGGGCAAAAGGCAACCTCTGAACCATTAAATCAGGTTGCTTCCTCAGATCAATCAGAATTAAATGAATCTGTACCAGAAGAACCTGCTGAGTTGCCTACACCCTCAACAGGAAATGAGGCGCCCGTTACGTTGCCCCAATCTCCGGAGCCAGAAGACCAACCAGAGCCAGTTCAGGAACAAAAAACTGAACTCGAACCAAAAATTGCTTTACAAATTGTTCCCACATCAAACCCGAAGATGAAACCCAAGAGTGCAGTTCCTGAATCCCCACAACTGCTGATCGCCCCCTTTAATAAGCTTGAGGTGAAAAATATAAGGCAAGAATGGTCTGATTATCTCAAGCACGACAGTACTGTTACAAACAGCATTGGAATGAATCTCATCCTGATTCCCCCGGGAGAGTTTACAATGGGGAGTTCATATTCCCCTCAGGAACTACAGAAAATACTTCTATTGGGTCCAACATTTCCCGTTTCAGTGTTAGAAGATGAGTTCCCCCCACATCAGGTACAGATCACCAAGCCATTTTATATGGGATCATACGAAGTCACGCGTGAAGAATTCAACACGCTGATCAAAGACAGTATGAATCAGGGTATGATAAAGGGACTGGAGAGAGTCAATGTAAACAGGTTTCCAGCCTGGCGAATTTCCTGGTTCGATTGTGTTATGTTTTGTAATCAACTCAGTGAAAGGGAAAAACTCCCTCCGTATTACAGTCTGAAAAATACAAAGCGCCGCTCTTTCCGTATTTCTACTGGAACAAATTCAGAGAAAACGATCAGCACCATTATTGAAGCAAATGTTTCAATTAACGGCGGATTGGGGTACCGATTGCCCAGCGAAGCTGAATGGGAATATGCCTGTCGAGCTGGCACGACTTCACTCTTCCATTTTGGCTCTAAAGTTGACACAAGTAAAAGTAACCTGACCGGGATTAGACGCCCGGCACTTGGTAAGGGAATGGATTCAAGACTTGAGACGAGATTCGAGACGAGAGTGGGTTCTTATCGACCCAATAATTTTGATCTCTATGATATGCATGGAAATGTTGGAGAATGGTGCGAAGACTGGTATGAAAAAGATTTCTATCAACAATTCGACAGTCAAAAAGCAATCGATCCCTTGGGAAAGTTAGATCAGTCAGGCACACGCGTTTTTCGAGGGGCAACCTGGGTGATTCATCATTCCGCTTTTCGAAATTCTCATGGCCCCGACTCTCATGCTAATCCAATTGGCTTCCGAGTCGTACGAACTCTCGCGGCCCCAAATGACTCCCCTGGAACTCCCCAACCGCCAGATAAAACCGCCACACATGACCTGAAGTTCTCGGTACTTTCGGAGTCCACTAAACAACCACTGAAACAAGTCATGATTCAATTATTACTTAATAATAAGGACAACCAATCTTTACTGGGAAGTACAACTACTGACGCACAGGGACTGGGACAGATTTCAATAGCTCTTCCCACCAATGCAAAGCTGGAAAACTGCCTGGTCAAACTAACCAGTAGCGGAATTAAATGGGAAAGAAAATTAGCTGATTTTCCTGAAGAATCACCACACGCTTTCACTATACCACTCCAGGATAATGCAGAGTATCTGAACCCTGAGTGGATTGAACAACGCCTCACCTCAGTCGGCGTGGATCAAATCATTAATGAATACAGCAATAGTAACAGTCTCGATGTACAAACAGTTAAAAAAGCCCTGCAGCTCTCACGACATGTTTTACTCGATAATCCACAAGCGGTACGTGAGCAGTTACAGGCCCGGCTGATAAGCCAGAAAGAGCCGGCTTTCACTTTATTTCAAACGCTACCTGATCAGCAGATTCAAATTCGTTCCAGTTGGCCTTCTTTTAATCAGCCAGGCGGACCACTGATACGAACGCTTGCCGGGCATTCCAGTAGCATTTCATGTCTGGCAGTCACTCCAGATGGAACGCGGGCTATTTCTGGTTCGACTGATGACACTCTCATAATTTGGGATCTTGCTACGAAAGAGAAAATTCGAACTCTCGAAGGACATTCGGATAACGTTCGTTGTGTGGCAATCACTCCCGATGGATCACAGGTCGTTTCTGGATCTTTTGATAAGACTCTCAAAGTCTGGAACTTGGCCGATGGTAAGTTGCTACGGACTCTGGCAGGACATTCGGATAAAATATCATGTGTCGCATTGACGCCAGATGGTAAAAAGATTATTTCGGGAGACCTTGGTGGAACAATAAAAATATGGGACTTTGTCAGCGGGAGTATGATTCGAACATCGTCAGGAAATGCTTCCACGCGCCTCTCCAGTAGTATCCATTGTCTAGTCACAACACCGGATGGCAAGAATGCAGTTTCTAATGCTGGGTTTGGATTGAATCTATGGAATATCGCTTCTGGTAAATTGATTAGAACTCTCTCAGGACATTCAGGCACTATTATTTGCGTTGCAATTTCTCTAGATGGGAAGCAGCTCATTTCTGGTTCAATTGATCGGACGGTGCGTGTTTGGGATATTGTAAGTGGTAAGTTGCTTTGGGCTTTTAAAGCAAGTTCTGATTATCCAATCATGAGTGTAGGAATGACAAAAGATGGGCAACATGCAATCTCAGGTTCGCTTGGTGGTACATTGACTATTTGGAATCTTAGCAATGGCAAGATGAGCAGGAGACTAATAGACCAACTGGGAGATATTTTTTGTGTTGCAGTTACGCCAGATGGAAAACAAGTTATTTCTGGCACCTACGAAGGAGCACTTAAAGTATGCAATCTCAATATTCAGAGTACCGCCTATCCCCAAAATAATATAAAACATTCTAATCATGTCCTTACTGTGGCCTTGTTAACAGATGGCAAACATGTGTTTTCTGTGGAAAAAGACAATACGCTCAGGGTCTGGAGCTTAGAGAACGGCACGCTGGTTCGCACTCTTAAAGGACCTTCTGATCCAACATCCACTGATTTTGTAAGTTGTCTGGCCTTAATGCCAGATGGCAAATCTGCCATTTCCAGTTCCACGTTATCAAATGATTACACGCTAAAGGTTTGGAGTCTCTCTGATGGGAGAATACTGCAGTCACTCGAAGGGTATTCTGATCTCATTAGTTGTGTAGCTGTTACACCCGACGGGCAGCATGCCATCTCAGGTTCGAAGAACAATACGCTACAGCTCTGGGATCTGAGCAGTGGAAAATTAGTTAGAATACTCAGTGGACATTCTGATAGAATCAGTTGCGTGGCTGTCACACCAAATGGAAGAATGGCTGTCTCTGGTTCGTCAGATGAAACTCTTAGGGTTTGGGACCTGATGGGGGGCGGTTTGATTCATACTCTCGAAGGGCATTCTGATAGAATAAACTGTTTGAAAATAACGCCGGATGGGCAGCATCTTATTTCTGGCTCATCGGACAGTACAGCTAAAGTCTGGGACCTGTCTAGTGGAAATTTAATTCGAACACTCAGCGGTCATTCGAACGATATCTCCTGTCTGTCTGTCTCTTCAAACGGTAACCAGATTATCTCCGGTTCTAATGACAGAACTCTTATAATCTGGGATCTCTCTGATGGTACAAAAATCAGAACATATGAATTAGATGATATTGCTACAGATATTGCTATCAACCCGAATGATGATTTTATAATTGTTGGCAGCAGAGCAGGCCATGTTCATAATTTAGCTCTACAAGGACTCGATAAGACAAAAACCATAATATCACCATCAACGACCTCAAAGCCTTCAACTCCTTCTAAGAAAAAGGAGAAAACTCCCCCAGTCAAAAAACTGGTCTTTTGGAATGAACCTCCGCTCCCGCGTTCCTGGCGAGCATTGAGTAAATCCACGCAGGATAAAATCGAATCCGTTCATGGGGTAGTGGATGAGCGTTTTATCTGGTGCTTGAATCTACCCCTGAGTTCGTTTCTGGAAATGCAGACAGAACTGAAGATTGCGAACTATCTCCCGCAAAGGATTCGCCCCTATAAGCACAAGGATGCCGTTTACGTTGCGTTTGTCTGTGTCCGGGATCAACATGTCTGGAAGTTGATTGCCAATGCATCTGCACAGGACATGATGAATGAAAATAAAAAACTACAGCCGGGTAACTGGATGCCTGTAGAAGCGGCTGGCTACTTTGATCAGGAAGAGAAATACACTGCAGTCTGGATCAAGGATGGCCCCTCTAAGGCTTATCTAGATATAGGCCTCACAAAAACGGAACATAAGTCCAATTTTGATAAACTGACGAACCAGAAATGGTACATTTCACAACAAGATATATTTTATGGCGACAAGAAGCAGTTACGTTTCACAAACGTATGGTATCCTGTCCCCAAATCTGCACCGAGATGGGCAAGCTGGTATGGTAGTTTACAAGAACATAAAAATAAGCAGGGCGTTTATTCATTTCAAACAGACGTCTCTATTGCTGCAGCTGAATCTTTTTCAGCAAAATATGGGGGTTGCTGGATCGAACATCCCGACTATGTTTCGTTAGAACTGAATGAATTGAGTCCTGAGGAACATTACAAGGAAGCTACCCGATTGAAGAATCTTGGTTTTCGCCCCCAATCGATTGATGCAGAAGAAATGGAAGATAAGATCATCTCCGCTTCAGTCTGGTACCGACCTAAATAA